A single Ziziphus jujuba cultivar Dongzao chromosome 11, ASM3175591v1 DNA region contains:
- the LOC107433161 gene encoding probable acylpyruvase FAHD1, mitochondrial isoform X2 codes for MRSIPYIQAATAPLSSLFPSVKKRESVVAKCGTLKMASTTYQKLLQVGTKIIAVGRNYAAHAKELGNAVPKEPVLFLKPTSSYLENGGTIEIPHPLESLDHEVELAVVIGQKARDIPEASAMDYVGGYALALDMTAREIQASAKSAGLPWTVAKGQDTFTPISSVLPKTAIPDPDNLELWLKVDEEFRQKGSTKDMIFKIPFLISHISSIMTLFEGDVILTDYELLVFWFVMVIKMGPFSLSY; via the exons ATGCGGAGCATACCATATATACAAGCTGCGACTGCGCCTCTTTCTTCTCTGTTTCCGAGCgtaaagaagagagagagtgtgGTAGCAAAGTGTGGGACTTTGAAGATGGCATCGACGACGTATCAGAAGCTTCTTCAAGTTGGGACCAAGATCATCGCCGTCGGCAGAAACTACGCGGCTCATGCCAAAGAACTCGGAAACGCCGTTCCCAAGGAACCGGTTCTGTTTCTGAAACCGACGTCGTCTTACTTGGAAAACGGAGGGACCATCGAGATTCCGCATCCGTTAGAGTCTTTGGACCATGAGGTGGAGCTGGCCGTCGTGATCGGCCAGAAAGCTCGCGATATTCCTGAAGCCTCCGCCATGGATTATGTTGGAG GTTATGCTCTTGCTCTGGATATGACTGCCCGGGAAATTCAAGCTTCTGCAAAG TCTGCAGGTCTTCCATGGACAGTAGCTAAAGGGCAAGATACCTTCACGCCAATCAGTTCTGTT CTGCCCAAGACTGCGATACCAGACCCTGACAATTTGGAACTATGGCTGAAG GTAGATGAAGAATTTAGGCAGAAAGGTTCGACCAAGGATATGATATTTAAGATTCCATTTCTCATTAGTCACATAAGTAGTATCATGACACTTTTTGAAGGAGATGTCATATTGACAG ATTATGAATTGCTGGTGTTTTGGTTTGTAATGGTTATAAAAATGGGCCCCTTTTCCTTATCATACTAA
- the LOC107433161 gene encoding probable acylpyruvase FAHD1, mitochondrial isoform X1: protein MRSIPYIQAATAPLSSLFPSVKKRESVVAKCGTLKMASTTYQKLLQVGTKIIAVGRNYAAHAKELGNAVPKEPVLFLKPTSSYLENGGTIEIPHPLESLDHEVELAVVIGQKARDIPEASAMDYVGGYALALDMTAREIQASAKSAGLPWTVAKGQDTFTPISSVLPKTAIPDPDNLELWLKVDEEFRQKGSTKDMIFKIPFLISHISSIMTLFEGDVILTGTPKGVGPVKPGQKVTAGITNLLDIHFNVEKRQKLRS from the exons ATGCGGAGCATACCATATATACAAGCTGCGACTGCGCCTCTTTCTTCTCTGTTTCCGAGCgtaaagaagagagagagtgtgGTAGCAAAGTGTGGGACTTTGAAGATGGCATCGACGACGTATCAGAAGCTTCTTCAAGTTGGGACCAAGATCATCGCCGTCGGCAGAAACTACGCGGCTCATGCCAAAGAACTCGGAAACGCCGTTCCCAAGGAACCGGTTCTGTTTCTGAAACCGACGTCGTCTTACTTGGAAAACGGAGGGACCATCGAGATTCCGCATCCGTTAGAGTCTTTGGACCATGAGGTGGAGCTGGCCGTCGTGATCGGCCAGAAAGCTCGCGATATTCCTGAAGCCTCCGCCATGGATTATGTTGGAG GTTATGCTCTTGCTCTGGATATGACTGCCCGGGAAATTCAAGCTTCTGCAAAG TCTGCAGGTCTTCCATGGACAGTAGCTAAAGGGCAAGATACCTTCACGCCAATCAGTTCTGTT CTGCCCAAGACTGCGATACCAGACCCTGACAATTTGGAACTATGGCTGAAG GTAGATGAAGAATTTAGGCAGAAAGGTTCGACCAAGGATATGATATTTAAGATTCCATTTCTCATTAGTCACATAAGTAGTATCATGACACTTTTTGAAGGAGATGTCATATTGACAG GAACTCCAAAAGGTGTTGGCCCTGTAAAACCAGGTCAAAAGGTAACTGCTGGTATAACAAACCTCCTGGACATTCACTTCAACGTTGAGAAAAGGCAGAAGCTAAGAAGCTAA